A genomic window from Ictalurus punctatus breed USDA103 unplaced genomic scaffold, Coco_2.0 Super-Scaffold_100060, whole genome shotgun sequence includes:
- the LOC128630793 gene encoding uncharacterized protein LOC128630793, translating to MSAVSPVLSADEDSLELHMVRLELEDVEKQIRGLLDKQAQLLERQTALETSCASAHISKVSTQRGISTPSPSTPCVSLCRDRAPRTYPAVVSVTPAPTHLGPWVNQRRKARAGPSPPPVFEIPTRNRFAPLRQTRPNTVIVGDSIVRNVRVASSKGKVRTHCFSGACVLDVAAQVSGILKKDERIGAVVLHAGTNDTRLRQTEVLKRDFSSLIETVRGRSPTAKIIVSGPLPTYRRGAEKLFRPDGLHPSSLGAELLSDNISKALHSK from the exons atgtctgctgtctctccggttttgagtgcagatgaggactcgcttgagcttcacatggtgcggctggaactggaggatgtggagaagcagatccgcggcctactcgacaagcaggcccagctgctggagcgacaaactgcgctggaaacatcttgtgcctctgctcacatatccaaggtaagcacacagcgtggtatttccactcccagcccctctacgccgtgtgtttctctgtgcagggaccgtgcacctaggacttacccagccgtggtctccgtaacgccagcgccaacacacctcgggccttgggtaaaccagcggcgaaaggcgcgggctggaccttctccacctccagtgttcgagattccaaccaggaaccgcttcgcccctctccgccagaccagacccaacactgtgatcgtcggggactccattgtgcggaacgtccgtgtagcctcatctaaaggtaaggtgcgcacacactgtttttctggtgcttgtgtccttgatgtcgctgcgcaggtatccgggatcctgaagaaagacgagcgcattggagcggttgtgctgcacgcggggacgaacgacaccaggctgcggcagacggaggtgctgaagagggacttctccagcctgatcgagacggtacgaggcagatcacctaccgcgaagatcatcgtctctggacctcttcccacatacagacgtggagcagaaaa gttgtttcgtcctgatggcctgcaccccagcagccttggagcggaactgctttcagacaacatttccaaggcgctacactccaagtga